aattttctgtaatttttcGGAACAACTTGGAACCAGAATTTCCTTTGGTATTAATAAAACTTTatcttatattattttttatctaaTCTGATTTTATCTTTCCcacattcatttttatgctAGCAACGTCTACTTttaatcacaaataaataagCTGTATGCGACTGAAAACTAccattaaattaatttccagGCAAGCAATAGCATGTACTGCATAGATCAGGAAACTGGCGTATGCTTTTATCCAACGCAGTAACCAATCACCTTATGCACGAGCCAACTCTGATTGGTTGGAGAAAGCGTCAGTTCGGCTCAGCCTATTTGACGTgtcgtgcgcgtgcgcgtgcaaTGAGGAAGTGTGTAAGTCATCAGTTTTCTACTACGACCAGACATTAACCGCCTCTAATGCCATTCAGGCCGTCCAGATATGAACGCCTCTTCCGGTTAAGTACGTTTACCGCCCAGCTCCGGTCACCAGGGTGTGCCAGCGGCCGATTCGGACGGGCACTTCGTTCCGGTCCTCGTTTCCTGTCCGTCCGGAAAGCCACGATGCAGTCGTATCGAAATGTGACCAGTAGCGGTTGTGAAGACTCTAAACGCACAGGCCGGACGGGAGGCTTCAGGAGCCTTGCAGCCGAACACACCGATCCTCCGGGAGAGGAGAAGGGGAAGGGAAACACGCTGGTCGTTATCGAGAGGAAGTTTAGGACCCCCAGTCCTCTGTTGGGGGCCAACGGTGATGACGACTCTGAAGCAGAGTCTTTCCGGGATGGGAGAACCGAGGAGGTCGACCGGGACACCAGGAGCAGAGCGTTTTCTTGGTGTCGAGACTTTCTGTCAGGATCATGGAAGAATATCAGAGAGGAAGATTTTCAGATCAGTATAATCAGGTAACATGAAGATATATTACAGATTAATTCTACATACAGACACAGGAAGATAGAGAAACCTGTACTGTATCCAGAATCTCCAACTAAGATTTAATTATAGCAGCTGTTTACATCGTTCACTGTTGTTCTTTTCCCGTTATTTGACAGTAACTACTCTGTCTGCAGCAGACAGTAGATGTGCTTGTTTATTCATGCTAGAGATCAGGCTAAAAAAATTAGCACTTGTGTATAAAGGAtaaagtacacacacacctctggtaAAATGAAGTCTTACAGTATCAGGGGAAAGAAATTGCCTCATTATTAGTTTGTTTAATACCTTCCCCAGTGTGTGTACTAGCAACTGGTTCAGtcgtgtgtttgtctttgctcCCTCATGATTCATTAGATTGAAACAACAATGGATATTGAATATTGAATGAGGTATTTACTAATATTCACATTAGTAAATACCTCATTCGTGAATAGGTCTTACTTGCTGAATAGGACCGATCAAAGTAAGTGTCAAAATTTAAGTGGGATCCAATGTtccagtcattttttttctgtgaatgaTGTGTTCTATTGTGATCAAGGTGATGGGTGCAATATGGTAACCAACAATGCTGCTAAACTATTTTGCTTATTAAGTGGTTtaactggttttgtttttcagtggtGGACTCAGTAATCTGCTCTACCTGTGTTATTTGCCTGACTATGTGAAGTCTGTGGGAGATGAACCTCGTAAGGTGCTGGTCAGAGTCTATGGTGCCATCTTACAGGTTAGTCAATCCAATAGGGTCTTTATAGTCTATGAAAGTGAGTGTCTGCacatatttattcagttcatctttcttctttccagacatgttattacaacatatttcactttcatcagtgttgaaacatcatcagcaacatccgaaaagaaaaaaaaagggttaacgggtagaaacCATTGGCTTGTacgattcccgtcccctaaattatcaacaaaacatctctctcattagaatatgtaatcaacaaactcagacattaatagtcttcaaccagctcatacattgaattttgacagatgttcatacccttatccacttccagatattagccttttaccctagagtataaccatgtttacatttttcctaggaacacaaggtttgttaacgtCATGGAtaatcaaaacaagaagttgaccttagTTAGGATGCGATATTAGTTGATCATGAGGAAAACTGTTCATTCAAGTCGACAAACACCTGCATTAGTATGTTGTTGTATCTGACATGGAAGTGTGAACCAACCCAGCATCACCATTTAACTATGTGTGTCTTGTGTAGGGTGTGGACTCTCTGGTGCTGGAGAGTGTGATGTTTGCCATCCTTGCTGAACGAACTCTTGGGCCTAAACTTTATGGCATCTTCCCCGAGGGACGCTTAGAGCAGTATCTTCCGGTATTGTCCACAAGCTGAAGCAcactgtgtttgtttctttgtaaaTAATTTAGGTTACAATGTGAAcattctatttaaatattttctgggCCTTGTTGTTTGTGCACATGCATAGAGAAATTTAGGTCGAgtctgtgtgcctgtgttttCTCAGAACACCCGGATGCGCACAGAACAGCTTTCATATCCTGCTATCTCAGCTGAGATCGCAGTTAGGATGGCCCAGTTCCATAAAATGGTTATGCCCTTTAACAAAGAGCCCAAGTGGCTTTTTGGGACCATTGACAGGTAAGGCCATCTTAATGTTCCTGTCTTTTCAGgattttttctgtcagtttttaAGTAACTAGTGatgtgcttttttcttttaagataCATGGATCAAGTGATGAAGCTTAATTTTGTGCGTGAAACCCACGTGAAGAAGTACAAGAAGCTGATGAAGTTGGATCTGCCTGCTGAGCTGGAGAGGCTACGGTTGGTTCTTGCGTCCTTGTGATTAGGGTTTAGGTCTCAGGCAGAATAGCTGCTAAGCTTGTACAACCCTGTTTATGAGACTTGGCTGAAAACCTGAAAAGATTTGTGATTCATAACTTTCTCACCAGTTGCTTCTTGGGATTTGCTTGCTCAAACTTAATATGTCGTAACACAAATTTCACCTACAGTCTATTGGTTTTATTGCTGCAGTAGATATGTGGATTACACTGCACTTTGTTCGTCTGCACCTCTGGCTCGATGCCCAACTGCAtatctttgtctctttttttgttaGAATGAATTATTAATCTGGTTAGCATAGACACGCTTTTTTTGATGAGTCAAATTAAAACTGCCAACGTGTGAATTCTGTAAACGGAATGCGGGACAGCAAATCAGGTGTCATGTCTTTTTAGCAGGTTGTCGgtcatattcttttattttatccaaCATGCAAGGGAGTTATAATGAAGACTAAGAAAAGTTAACTTACAGTATAAAACCATTCTGAAGAGACTTCAGTATTATTTCTACTACTGAATGGTTTTTGCTTTAGATtaaatacacatatatacatacatatacatatatactgtatacatatagtGTTTGTAACTGTTTTGTAAAAGTCTAAAGCAGTATTTACAGAAATGAAAAAGGCTTATTAAAAGTATAATCACAGACATTTTTCACTTAATAACTTAGTGGTGGGAACAACTATATTTTATCTAGTCTACCGACTGACCTTTGTCTTAGTGTTCCTCCAACTTCACTGCTGTGGTTTCCTGGTAATCTGACGTCAGCAGTCAATGGAGAATAAACCCACCGCTTATCGTCTGTGTATTTGTACATAGATATTTGTTATCTTACAGATAGGTGCTTGTCTCACACTAAAGCAATAATAAGCTGCAACTGTCACTGCTTTAAATTCCCTGACCTTCTGAATCCTAACTGAGCTGATAAATGTTTCTAAGGAAATAATTTGAATCCCTATGTTCTCAGCTTCATGGTCAGTCACAGTGAAATATAGTGATTATTTTAGCATAGAATTTCAGTTATACAGATGCTTGTCATATAATTAGAATATCATGAAAACCTTTATTTCAATAATTCCATTCTATTAGTGAAACTTGTATACTTCTTGATTACACACAGACTGATATATTTTAGATGcttatttctcttatttttatgattatacctgaataataatgaaaatccCAAGTTCAGTATcttagaaaaaaattatttttgctcaagactgatttttaaaaaaaagattttctagAAATTTTGGCCAACTGAAAAGTATGAACATAAAAAGTATGAGCATGTACAGCACTCAATACTTAGTTGGGGGTCCTTTTGCCTGAATTATTGCAGCTGCAGTCCAAAGtctaaagtcagagaggccagactgagatggtttggacatgtccagaggagggatagtgaatatattggtaaaaggatgctgagttttgaactgccaggcaggaggcctagaggaagaccaaagaggaggtttatggatgtaatgaaagaggacatgaaggtagttggtgtgagagaagaggattcaaaggacagggctagatggaggaaattgattcgctgtggcgacccctgaagggaaaagccgaaaggaaaagaagattgcaGCTGCAGTCCACTCTTTGTCAATCTCCCCCACATTGTTTTGAATGGGTTTTGTTTCACACTTCTCTCCAGGATGCGGTTATCGCCATTGCTTTTACACATTTTTCTATCACataatttcctttcctttgcCACTCTATTGATGTGCTTGGACACACAGTGCTCTGTGAACAGCCAACTGTCAGGTCAGCAGTCGTCCCCATGATTGTGTTGCCTACAGAACTAGACTGAGAgcagttcggaagatgaatgaaagaatgaatgaattattgaaataaataaaaattttcatGATATGTTAATTATATGACTAGCACCTGTATATCTTAGCTCTGAATTAACAGAGCATTTACCACATTTTGAATAATCTCTACTCATACTAAGAACCTACTGGATAATACCACTGCATCCATTCGCAGATGGCTTGAATAACTATGTATATGTTAACCATTATCCTGTACAAAAAATGACACTAATGTAATTCTATctcttctgtctcttttacttccTGCCCATCTTGATATTGCCTTTGCAACAGTGCATTGCTGGCAGCAACTCCATCACAAGTGGTTTTTTGTCACAACGATGTCCAAGAAGGTAAGAAACAGACATATGCGTATTGCATTGGTAAAATAAAGGCCGGGGCTCATTCATTTGCTTCATCGCACAAGTATAAATGAACCTGTGAAATAGTATATGGGTCATTCGACTGAATTTGAGCAAATTGCTatcccacaataaaaaaaactacttaaCAAAACAATTAAGAATTCAGACTTTCAATATTTACAAAGATTGTGGTGTCATCTAGTTAAACACAATACTGTAACTAGATAGtaattaaatatatacaaaatcatcatttatgcTTCCTTCCTACGTACTTTCTATTGGGAAGTAGTTGTCCCAATCTCCAACTCCTAATTTCAATCCCtgaaaaaaatgcttaaaagatttttttatgttttttcattttttccagtggtaaattttaaaatacatgtttggtttattttaaacagaatgtaaaatattaagATTCAATTTgcagttgtttttgttaaattacaAAACATGCTTCAAAAAATGTTGTCCCACACTTTTATGTggtaaaaaaagttgtttttccaTTTGGGTGGAGCCTGGTTTTAGCCACACATCTGAATTTTTGGCCAGGAAGTTACACAACATCCCTGTCCCTTACGGCTGCATGGTGAGCCATTATCTGTCATCATTTGTAAGTAAATGTGTTCCAAAGTCTGAAAAATCAGTATATTACATTAATACGTGTCACAACCGTACAATTATCTACAAGTACTTGAAGGACTCAAATCAAAGTataatgttttgttgtgtgtacaACTGCTCAAATATCTATTTCTAGCCATTTATTTGTTAGTATGTTTGAGTTTTGCAACAAATTGTCTAAAAATGTCACTACTGTAACAATTTGTAACATTACGGTAGTGACAACACGTAATGTTTCACATATTGAAGGCAATGTCTCATCATTATTGTTACATTATACtcaaacataataataatacgtatttatgttatttaattattatttatgtttatgtttatactgtttctgtttacattgtttatgttaaataaccATCATTGTTACCCAGGTTTTGAACTGTTTAGGTTTTTAACTaatttttgaactaactaactaacttgACTGTAGAAACATGGCACAATTTATGTATGGACaaggtttttggaaaaaaacaacttttaaaaatgtgtctccaacTCTGAACTTTGCATGAATTCGGTAGAATGGCCAGTTTGtggtcatatactgtatatagtcaGTCAGAGATTTAGGTTTGTAATGAATAGGGCCTTTACAATTAACAATCAATCATCTCAGATATCTCATTCTTCGGGGGAAATCTTTTGAGTATGGTTTCAGCTATTTTCTTTCCAAGACACTAAAGCAGTAAATGATTTTGTGGTCAGGACTTTCACTTGACCTCAATTTGAGGCTTTTAGTGTGGATGCTGAAAATTTTTTACACTTCTCCTTTTGTTATTGCAGGAAACATTCTATTACTGGATGGCCAGGACCACAATTCATCAGACAGACTCATGTTGATAGACTTTGAGTACAGCAGTTATAATTACAGGTAAACTGTGAACTCATagatcttttgtttttattgcgcATTAATACCAAAAATGGTGTGTTTTCTGTTATCAAGGGGGTTTGACTTTGGGAACCATTTCTGCGAATGGATGTATGATTACACTTACGACCAATGGCCGTTCTACAAATCCACACCGGAGAACTACCCCACCAGAGAGCAGCAGGTCAGTCTAAACCcctaaaaaattaaaacctcTAACTTTTGTTTACTCTATTCCTGGATTTTAGAGGCTCACAAGAATCAGCTTTTAACAGAATACATTAACATTAACTGAATGCAATAATATAATTGCTTTATCAAGAGTAGCAAATAAATTTCTCTTTTCCGAGAAATCTGACTCAAGGGGAATAATAGAGAAGATGTTGAGTGAAAGTAGAGATTAGCCTTTGTATTAAAGTTTTCACCTAATGgcataaatacaaatgttttctAGTTTCCTTTCACTgcagtaacagtagtagtataATTTGTATATAGTTAAAATAGTTTTACTGACTTCTCTCTGTGAATCTCAGACAGACACAGTTTACTGTTCTGTATTGCTGATTAAACtctttgaaataaatgtaacaagTGTTCTGGTTACACCATCTAATGCCATCCAGTGGTTAcaattgtaaatgtattttttagcTCAGGAGAAGGTTGAATAGAAAGTTGTCACGTtgacaaaaatcaaatcaacttcTTTGATAATGAACTTTTGGAGGAGTCTGTCAGTGTACCTCACTAAACATAGTTTAAACCATAAATTTTCTCTCTGTGCACCAATGTAATCCATTTTTACATGAACATCACAGTTCTTTATTTGTTGTTACCCTTTTTGTAAAGTAAAGCCAGATTTGTGGAAGATAAGCAAACAG
This region of Antennarius striatus isolate MH-2024 chromosome 4, ASM4005453v1, whole genome shotgun sequence genomic DNA includes:
- the chkb gene encoding choline/ethanolamine kinase, which codes for MPFRPSRYERLFRLSTFTAQLRSPGCASGRFGRALRSGPRFLSVRKATMQSYRNVTSSGCEDSKRTGRTGGFRSLAAEHTDPPGEEKGKGNTLVVIERKFRTPSPLLGANGDDDSEAESFRDGRTEEVDRDTRSRAFSWCRDFLSGSWKNIREEDFQISIISGGLSNLLYLCYLPDYVKSVGDEPRKVLVRVYGAILQGVDSLVLESVMFAILAERTLGPKLYGIFPEGRLEQYLPNTRMRTEQLSYPAISAEIAVRMAQFHKMVMPFNKEPKWLFGTIDRYMDQVMKLNFVRETHVKKYKKLMKLDLPAELERLRALLAATPSQVVFCHNDVQEGNILLLDGQDHNSSDRLMLIDFEYSSYNYRGFDFGNHFCEWMYDYTYDQWPFYKSTPENYPTREQQLYFIRAYLAEQSSDPTVDQTEIEEQMIIEANRFALASHFLWGLWSIIQAKISTIEFGYMDYAQCRFDAYYKQKKLFS